One genomic segment of Ascochyta rabiei chromosome 20, complete sequence includes these proteins:
- a CDS encoding Gamma-glutamyl hercynylcysteine S-oxide synthase: protein MPTNNANTTFDIDLTTPYISLLTNYTHEDRAAKGLRKRGPNATPEPPIHFTALELVRDHRLLLLTGPAGSGKTTFARRIVQILEGGGEYVGCVVRNEAGDVREETWDDAGVQPYYLPVPSLPGLKEVTEETVPRLLASAGRRERSTALIVLDAVEKAGPEARGYLEGLLDLIEHREDARLLILCETDAYTAWSQPLAVTRHALLPLLETQRRAAVGQLMKVEPAEVKLGLGMAAGNPALFGLALRGGDVGDVAEEVLDKWLAAVAGSSDEAERLAAEAFEAIKDDAANNAEGKSSKESAYSSSLLLGSSSVARQLLAARHLTRLSSDIAVALFAQAPARWEPVLRSQLHRLKDSPEAHKLVQELTSGTELNAQRGALLVSDLPIGSSAVHRDRIADLALQIIEQGQLPTPYRVKAGRVLSSLHDPRDLQRLASVPTGTVLMGSNTHPNSQPIHEVFVESFRIGVYPVVNRDYLTFIRATDRDWRSPHSSAPDKRNHPATDLTWHDANAYCEWLASRWHAHGQINHRERVRLPTEAEWERAARGDLQETPASSPTYPWGTPWQHSASNTEEAGLNAPCTAGLFPTHASPYGCLDTTGQVWEWCSTLWGEEMGTPSFRYPYDAHDGREAPAAPPATRRLLRGGCFSSGALKASCAYRGSLEPAGCWRGNGFRIVVAKGQ, encoded by the coding sequence ATGCCGACTAACAACGCAAACACCACGTTTGACATCGACCTCACCACGCCCTACATCTCCCTGCTCACCAACTACACACACGAAGACCGCGCCGCCAAAGGTCTGCGAAAGCGCGGTCCCAACGCGACGCCTGAACCACCCATCCACTTCACAGCGCTGGAACTAGTGCGGGACCATCGTCTACTACTGTTAACCGGACCAGCTGGAAGCGGGAAGACGACTTTCGCTAGGAGGATAGTTCAGATCCTGGAAGGAGGGGGAGAGTACGTAGGATGTGTGGTGCGCAACGAGGCTGGAGATGTGAGGGAGGAGACGTGGGATGATGCGGGCGTGCAACCTTATTACCTCCCCGTTCCGTCATTACCGGGACTGAAAGAGGTCACGGAAGAAACAGTGCCGAGGCTTCTGGCATCTGCGGGTAGACGAGAGAGGTCCACAGCGCTGATTGTGCTCGATGCTGTCGAGAAAGCGGGGCCTGAGGCACGGGGCTATCTGGAGGGACTGCTGGATCTCATCGAACATCGGGAAGATGCGAGACTCCTGATTCTGTGCGAGACGGATGCTTACACGGCTTGGTCTCAGCCATTGGCCGTTACGCGACATGCGCTCCTTCCGCTGCTTGAGACGCAGAGACGGGCGGCTGTTGGTCAGCTGATGAAGGTTGAGCCAGCGGAAGTCAAGCTTGGATTGGGGATGGCAGCGGGAAATCCTGCTCTTTTCGGCCTCGCACTTCGAGGCGGAGATGTTGGAGATGTTGCGGAGGAAGTGCTGGATAAGTGGCTTGCTGCGGTTGCAGGCAGCAGTGATGAAGCTGAAAGGCTCGCAGCTGAAGCATTCGAGGCTATCAAGGACGATGCGGCTAACAACGCAGAGGGCAAATCTTCCAAGGAATCGGCTTACTCTAGTAGCTTGCTGTTGGGTTCGTCGAGTGTTGCACGGCAACTGTTGGCTGCTCGGCATCTCACTCGCTTGTCTTCTGACATAGCCGTTGCCTTGTTCGCCCAAGCACCAGCAAGATGGGAGCCTGTCCTACGCAGTCAACTGCACCGTCTCAAAGACTCTCCAGAAGCGCACAAGCTCGTGCAAGAGCTGACCAGCGGCACGGAGTTGAATGCTCAGCGCGGCGCTCTGCTTGTTTCGGATCTGCCCATTGGGAGCTCTGCCGTCCACCGAGACAGAATCGCAGACCTAGCGCTCCAGATCATCGAGCAAGGACAACTACCTACGCCCTACAGGGTAAAAGCCGGGCGAGTTCTCTCTTCTCTACACGATCCACGAGACCTGCAGCGCTTGGCCTCAGTGCCCACTGGCACAGTTCTCATGGGATCGAACACACACCCCAACAGCCAGCCCATCCATGAGGTGTTCGTAGAGAGCTTCCGCATCGGCGTCTATCCCGTGGTGAACAGGGACTACTTGACATTCATCCGCGCCACGGACCGCGACTGGCGGAGTCCCCACAGCAGCGCACCAGACAAGAGAAACCACCCAGCCACCGACCTAACCTGGCACGACGCAAACGCCTACTGCGAATGGCTGGCCTCCCGCTGGCACGCTCACGGCCAAATCAACCACCGTGAACGCGTCCGCCTCCCAACCGAAGCAGAATGGGAACGAGCAGCGCGCGGAGACCTCCAGGAGACACCCGCCAGCAGCCCAACCTACCCCTGGGGCACACCGTGGCAGCACTCCGCCTCCAACACCGAAGAAGCCGGGCTCAACGCACCATGCACAGCCGGTCTCTTCCCAACCCACGCATCACCCTACGGCTGTCTCGACACGACCGGCCAGGTCTGGGAATGGTGCAGCACGCTATGGGGCGAGGAAATGGGCACGCCTTCCTTCCGCTACCCTTACGATGCACACGATGGCCGCGAGGCGCCCGCCGCGCCGCCAGCCACGCGCCGCCTACTTCGCGGCGGCTGCTTCTCCAGCGGCGCGCTGAAAGCCTCGTGCGCCTACCGCGGAAGCCTGGAGCCCGCGGGGTGCTGGCGGGGAAACGGGTTTCGCATCGTCGTTGCAAAGGGCCAGTAA
- a CDS encoding Chitinase translates to MTSSSPKLLPPSTGPRLIVYHQTIHDPQGNCNSLLPLLTNNTGVTHVIVAAIHLNDGPGNITLNDHRPDDKRFDQLWGEVSWLQGSGVKVLGMLGGAAKGTFERLGGDDESFEAHYIPLHAIISIYKLDGLDLDIEEQVPLSTPTRLIARLRADFGPQFLITLAPVATALIPDPNIAPHLRPPRPMLASGPSPNPLHPTLPHLSGFSYPELECSVYGREIAWYNTQFYCGWGDAGTSAWYDAIVAAGWKPERVVLGVVTNPGNGAGHVPVKKLRDVCAVLREKYKEVGNGFGGVMGWEYFNSGDHEEDVVHVSELELNTETVQAGWVAALGRILRTEKPSHAQTSRPPLGITAEQIRQMVTRLPQARATWPEEEVQKLVVLGFARQEALAALNATDGNVEMAAGFLFEQYPQ, encoded by the exons ATGACTTCATCCTCTCCGAAGCTGCTCCCGCCATCGACAGGACCCCGCTTGATCGTATACCACCAAACAATCCACGACCCACAGGGAAACTGCAACTCGCTGCTCCCACTACTGACCAACAACACCGGGGTCACGCACGTAATCGTCGCGGCCATACACCTGAACGATGGACCAGGCAACATAACGCTCAACGACCACCGTCCCGACGACAAGCGCTTCGACCAGCTATGGGGTGAAGTCAGTTGGCTGCAGGGCAGTGGCGTGAAGGTGCTGGGCATGCTAGGTGGGGCAGCAAAGGGGACGTTCGAACGACTGGGCGGAGACGACGAGAGT TTTGAAGCACACTACATTCCTCTCCACGCCATCATCTCCATCTACAAGCTCGACGGCCTCGACCTCGACATCGAAGAGCAAGTCCCCCTGTCGACGCCAACACGCCTCATTGCCCGTCTCCGCGCAGACTTTGGTCCACAGTTCCTCATCACGCTGGCACCTGTGGCTACGGCACTCATTCCCGACCCCAACATCGCACCGCATCTACGCCCGCCCCGTCCCATGCTGGCAAGTGGCCCAAGCCCGAACCCTCTGCACCCCACCCTACCACATCTCAGTGGCTTCTCATACCCAGAACTAGAGTGCAGTGTGTACGGACGAGAGATTGCGTGGTACAACACGCAGTTCTACTGCGGGTGGGGCGACGCTGGAACTTCAGCATGGTACGACGCCATTGTCGCCGCAGGATGGAAGCCGGAGAGAGTGGTCCTCGGCGTTGTCACGAATCCTGGCAATGGAGCCGGCCACGTGCCGGTTAAAAAACTCCGAGACGTATGCGCCGTGTTGAGAGAGAAGTACAAAGAGGTCGGCAACGGCTTTGGCGGCGTCATGGGCTGGGAGTACTTCAATTCCGGCGACCATGAGGAAGATGTCGTGCATGTGTCTGAACTCGAGCTGAACACCGAGACAGTGCAGGCTGGATGGGTCGCCGCGCTGGGGAGGATCTTGAGGACGGAGAAGCCAAGCCATGCGCAGACGAGCAGACCGCCGCTTGGCATCACGGCCGAGCAGATCAGGCAGATGGTGACGAGGTTGCCGCAAGCAAGGGCAACCTGGCCGGAAGAGGAGGTGCAGAAGTTGGTGGTACTGGGGTTTGCAAGACAGGAGGCGCTTGCCGCGCTGAATGCAACAGACGGGAACGTGGAGATGGCAGCCGGATTCTTGTTCGAGCAGTATCCGCAGTGA
- a CDS encoding rRNA accumulation- protein: MSAPATITAIPAQLQDKFDLGIWHVLFNWSTLTVAVKNQWGGPDSSEKRDWLAGQISELFTNEPLTDAEDVEVMLLQILEDEYGCRVEDETEVAVAKDIMAIRKEVGEGNTATIDALHKKWEARNGKEVATGDVNVRESNQEADWDSVDEESDEDGDVDMDDAPALVPARPKEPKPEPEIDDDGFEKVVGKKRR; the protein is encoded by the exons ATGTCTGCGCCGGCAACTATAACAGCGATACCTG CACAGCTCCAGGACAAATTCGACCTCGGCATTTGGCATGTCCTCTTCAACTGGTCCACGCTCACCGTCGCCGTTAAAAATCAATGGGGCGGCCCCGACTCGTCAGAGAAGCGCGACTGGCTCGCTGGCCAAATCAGTGAACTCTTCACTAACGAACCTTTGACCGACGCCGAAGACGTTGAAGTGATGCTTCTCCAAATCCTCGAAGACGAGTACGGCTGCCGGGTCGAAGACGAGACAGAAGTAGCAGTTGCAAAGGACATCATGGCGATAAGGAAGGAGGTCGGCGAGGGGAATACAGCAACGATCGACGCACTGCACAAGAAGTGGGAGGCAAGAAATGGCAAAGAGGTTGCCACAGGGGATGTCAATGTGAGGGAGAGCAATCAAGAGGCGGACTGGGATAGCGTGGATGAGGAGAGTGACGAGGATGGCGATGTCGATATGGATGACGCGCCCGCGTTGGTGCCTGCGAGACCGAAGGAGCCCAAGCCTGAGCCGGAGATAGATGATGATGGGTTTGAGAAGGTGGTCGgcaagaagaggaggtga
- a CDS encoding translation termination factor GTPase eRF3, producing MADNWEDEEERLAQQTGGINLNNSQQQPQAFVPGAASFTPGASAFVPGQAYNQYQQQGYGQYQQYGGYNQQYGGQYGGYQQQQQQQQQQQQGGYPNYGQGQGQQQGGYPNYGQQGAYGQGQQYGGYQQQSFQQAQQQAPVKIAKRGEVDQAAPAAEPKPKVLSIGGDAPKPKVLSIGADIAAPKTEKVGGTKVLSLGSTAPAEKSAKEAVDKAAPEAGAKVAAAKAIEKTGEPTKTSPAGSGRTSPTPASGRSSPTPTAKDKVIQKAADIEKEVEEVVDEATLAEIYGKEHVNIIFLGHVDAGKSTLGGSILISTGMVDERTLDKYKREAKDAGRETWYISWALDLNKEERQQGKTIEVGRGFFETEKRRYSILDAPGHKTYVPNMIGGASQADVGLLVISARKGEYETGFEKGGQTREHAMLAKTQGVNKLIIVVNKMDDPTVEWSEDRFKECTSKVVMFLKGLGYNPKTDIFMMPVSAQTFTGIKDRVPKEKAPWYDGPSLLEYLDDMQALERKINAPFMMPIAAKYKDMGTMIEGKIESGIIKKEQKYLMMPNKDLIHISALYGEQEDEIPGATCGDQVRIRLRGVEEEDILPGYVLCSPKRPVNCVSTFEAQIVLLDIKSIFTAGFNCVLHVHAAQEEVTISALLHKLEKGTGRKSKKAPGFATKGMSIIARVEVTGTAGSICVERFEDYPQLGRFTLRDQGQTIAIGKITKLITDAAA from the exons ATGGCCGACAACTGggaagacgaggaggagaggcTCGCACAGCAGACGGGCGGCATCAACCTCAACAACAGCCAGCAGCAGCCCCAGGCCTTCGTCCCCGGCGCCGCATCCTTCACACCGGGCGCATCGGCCTTCGTCCCCGGCCAGGCCTACAACCAGTACCAGCAGCAGGGCTACGGACAGTACCAGCAATACGGAGGCTACAACCAGCAGTACGGCGGCCAGTACGGCGGctaccagcagcagcagcagcagcagcagcagcagcagcagggtGGATACCCCAACTACGGCCAGGGGCAAGGGCAGCAACAGGGCGGCTACCCCAACTACGGCCAGCAGGGGGCATACGGACAGGGTCAGCAGTACGGAGGATACCAGCAGCAGAGCTTCCAGCAGGCGCAGCAGCAGGCACCTGTGAAGATCGCAAAGCGCGGCGAGGTCGACCAGGCGGCCCCCGCTGCTGAGCCCAAGCCCAAGGTTCTCTCCATCGGTGGCGATGCGCCCAAGCCCAAGGTCCTCTCCATTGGCGCAGACATCGCCGCGCCCAAGACTGAAAAGGTTGGCGGCACAAAAGTCCTGTCGCTCGGATCCACAGCGCCCGCTGAGAAATCGGCCAAGGAGGCCGTGGACAAGGCCGCGCCCGAGGCTGGAGCCAAGGTCGCTGCTGCAAAGGCCATCGAGAAGACCGGCGAGCCCACCAAGACCTCGCCTGCAGGATCCGGCCGCACATCGCCAACACCAGCTTCCGGACGCAGCAGCCCTACGCCCACAGCAAAGGACAAGGTCATCCAGAAGGCCGCTGACATCGAGAAGGAGGTCGAGGAGGTTGTCGACGAAGCTACACTCGCCGAGATCTACGGAAAGGAGCACGTCAACATCATCTTCCTGGGTCACGTCGATGCTGGAAAGTCCACGCTCGGAGGCAGTATCCTCATCTCCACAGGCATGGTCGACGAGCGAACACTCGACAAGTACAAGCGCGAAGCCAAGGACGCCGGTCGTGAGACCTGGTACATCTCGTGGGCGCTCGACTTGAACAAGGAGGAACGCCAGCAGGGTAAGACAATCGAGGTCGGCCGTGGCTTCTTCGAGACCGAGAAGCGCCGATACTCCATCCTGGATGCGCCCGGCCACAAGACCTATGTTCCCAATATGATCGGTGGAGCGTCACAAGCAGATGTCGGTCTCCTCGTCATCTCCGCACGAAAGGGAGAATACGAGACAGGGTTCGAGAAGGGCGGCCAGACACGAGAGCACGCCATGTTGGCCAAGACACAGGGTGTCAACAAGCTCATCATCGTTGTGAACAAGATGGACGACCCCACTGTCGAGTGGTCCGAGGATCGCTTCAAGGAGTGCACCAGCAAGGTCGTTATGTTCCTGAAGGGCCTTGGATACAACCCCAAGACCGACATCTTCATGATGCCAGTTAGTGCCCAGACCTTCACCGGTATCAAGGACCGCGTCCCCAAGGAGAAAGCTCCCTGGTACGACGGACCGTCGCTCTTGGAGTACCTTGACGACATGCAGGCGTTGGAGCGCAAGATCAACGCACCCTTCATGATGCCCATCGCCGCCAAGTACAAGGATATGGGTACCATGATCGAAGGCAAGATCGAGTCCGGAATCATCAAGAAAGAGCAGAAGTACCTCATGATGCCCAACAAGGACCTGATCCACATCTCTGCTCTGTACGGTGAGCAGGAAGACGAAATCCCCGGCGCCACATGCGGTGACCAAGTCCGCATCCGTCTCCGTGGTGTCGAAGAGGAGGACATTCTGCCCGGCTACGTGCTTTGCTCGCCGAAGCGCCCTGTCAACTGCGTTTCCACATTCGAGGCCCAGATCGTTCTGCTCGATATCAAGTCTATTTTCACAGCCGGTTTCAACTGCGTGCTGCACGTGCACGCCGCACAGGAAGAAGTCACCATCTCGGCGCTGCTGCACAAGCTCGAGAAGGGCACTGGACGTAAGAGCAAGAAGGCGCCTGGGTTTGCTACCAAGGGCATGAGCATCATTGCGCGGGTGGAGGTCACAGGCACAGCTGGATCCATTTGCGTGGAGCGATTCGAGGACTACCCCCAGCTTGGTCGTTTCACACTAAG AGACCAAGGTCAGACCATCGCCATTGGCAAGATCACCAAGCTCATCACCGACGCCGCCGCTTAA
- a CDS encoding Cyclin-dependent kinase, translating to MENYQKLEKVGEGTYGVVYKARDLTTKDQRIVALKKIRLEAEDEGVPSTAIREISLLKEMNDPNIVRLLNIVHADGHKLYLVFEFLDLDLKKYMEALPVSEGGRGKALPEGSGLAGQKLTMGPDMVKKFMMQLCEGVRYCHAHRVLHRDLKPQNLLINKECNLKLADFGLARAFGVPLRTYTHEVVTLWYRSPEILLGGRQYSTGVDMWSVGCIFAEMCTRKPLFPGDSEIDEIFKIFRILGTPSEQDWPGVTSFPDFKPSFPKWNRTDIASIVTTLDDVGLDLLDALLVYDPAGRISAKQCVLHPYFTGYSNGYH from the exons ATGGAGAACTACCAGAAGCTGGAGAAGGTGGGAGAGG GAACTTACGGAGTTGTCTACAAGGCCCGCGACCTCACGACCAAGGACCAGCGCATCGTCGCGCTCAAGAAGATCCGCCTCGAGGCTGAAGATGAGGGCGTGCCCTCGACCGCCATCCGCGAAATCTCGCTGCTCAAGGAGATGAACGACCCCAACATCGTGCGCCTGCTCAACATCGTGCACGCCGACGGCCACAAGCTCTACCTCGTCTTCGAGttcctcgacctcgacctgaAGAAGTACATGGAGGCGCTGCCCGTCAGCGAGGGTGGACGCGGCAAGGCCCTGCCGGAGGGCTCTGGACTGGCGGGCCAGAAGCTGACCATGGGCCCAGACATGGTCAAGAAGTTCATGATGCAGTTGTGCGAGGGCGTGCGTTACTGCCATGCCCACCGCGTCCTGCACCGTGATCTCAAGCCGCAGAACTTGCTGATCAACAAGGAGTGCAACCTCAAGCTGGCAGACTTCGGTCTTGCCCGCGCCTTCGGTGTGCCGCTGAGGACATATACCCACGAG GTCGTGACGCTCTGGTACCGCTCGCCGGAGATTCTCCTCGGTGGACGACAGTACTCGACTGGCGTGGACATGTGGTCTGTTGGCTGCATCTTCGCCGAAATGTGCACGCGCAAGCCCTTGTTCCCGGGCGACTCGGAGATTGACGAGATCTTCAAGATCTTCCG CATTCTCGGCACACCCAGCGAGCAGGACTGGCCCGGCGTCACATCCTTCCCCGACTTCAAGCCCTCGTTCCCCAAGTGGAACCGCACAGACATTGCCTCCATCGTTACCACTCTCGACGATGTAGGTCTCGATCTGCTCGACGCACTGCTGGTCTACGATCCCGCCGGCCGCATCTCGGCGAAGCAATGCGTTCTCCACCCCTACTTCACTGGGTACTCGAACGGCTACCACTGA
- a CDS encoding Ran-specific GTPase-activating protein 30, which produces MDALLAKVTQQAMSYAIRSGIAITSTYAIKQCGRLMKTVDGQEKQELAALQSRLDSKIKIISPAIDMIELISARGNTTLESAVTLTKSLRWDIQSLGSRVEKAVVEEQLSRRGSSRAKSRAQNDIELRFIIAEMKQLLARIEDAVPLINLAITTSGVSLSTNLPPTVSPSRLLQASTFLTAGDSHYCMSKPRAQQIGPTFTLSMYMLFSGYAVPTHEELLRERETTWKEVMHKARVTLLRVPLENVYDYPVPFGTRTSKADEGNHRHIPSESALHEFAYQLLIVEDLDDGRLHTFEDDEPQPGPYDGVDQAGVREIIPIHEISKIFYADTGKILNIGGDGEANNPILLLKRDVNAPPPRRMMEHEPVDTGYQSDDSHTVGEDDLDQSELDAQFRRESTAEVAEEEAVQDEPPTYPWRLPPTLDLEWMAFEVYQEEVDSESDFDDDTEETALDTSTSSATAADPSRSRSESPGLLSSLSNLNLQPSTPPTQSGQVVPSPDKAAIPTHQTSTPPTTLPPIKTSLSMLEMLIRLTALQQFQQSSHLAISDEFLTFFLSESSTVGSGGDSELRRRARREARARVGFDPYDESPIKRRGEAYQAQARHNEREGFDEADHTPYTNRSSSSSSAQYDYVGYPTNSRSGASTPLSRAGTPNPPSSGARSRSTVDVSSLSRPSQAAASSPSPLLRRATTQTGLDRGLRFRQPRFPPPLPQTPPGS; this is translated from the exons ATGGACGCGTTGCTAGCAAAG GTCACCCAACAGGCCATGAGCTATGCTATTCGCAGTGGCATAGCCATCACCAGTACCTATGCAATCAAACAATGCGGCCGACTAATGAAAACGGTCGATGGCCAAGAGAAGCAAGAGCTCGCAGCTTTACAGTCACGGCTCGACTCGAAAATCAAG ATTATATCGCCAGCAATAGACATGATCGAGCTGATCTCGGCACGTGGAAACACAACGCTTGAATCAGCAGTGACATTGACCAAGTCTCTGAGATGGGACATTCAATCCCTCGGCAGCCGCGTGGAAAAGGCTGTTGTGGAGGAGCAGCTTTCTAGGAGAGGCAGCTCAAGAGCAAAGTCACGCGCGCAGAATGACATTGAGCTGAGATTCATCATCGCAGAGATGAAGCAACTGCTAGCCCGCATCGAAGACGCAGTACCCCTCATCAACCTTGCCATCACAACGTCAGGAGTAAGCTTGTCCACCAATCTGCCCCCAACTGTCTCTCCTTCGAGGCTGCTGCAGGCCAGCACCTTCCTCACTGCTGGAGATTCGCACTACTGTATGTCGAAACCCAGGGCACAGCAGATTGGGCCGACGTTCACGCTCTCAATGTATATGTTGTTCTCAGGCTATGCTGTGCCAACTCACGAAGAGCTGCTTCGCGAACGCGAGACAACATGGAAGGAGGTCATGCACAAGGCTCGAGTGACGCTGCTGAGGGTACCGCTAGAGAACGTCTATGACTATCCAGTCCCATTCGGCACACGGACTAGTAAGGCTGATGAAGGTAACCATCGCCACATCCCGTCCGAGAGTGCGCTACATGAGTTTGCGTACCAACTTCTCATTGTCGAAGATCTGGATGACGGCCGTTTACACACGTTCGAAGACGATGAGCCTCAGCCTGGGCCATATGACGGCGTTGACCAAGCAGGCGTTCGAGAAATCATTCCCATTCACGAAATCTCAAAGATCTTCTACGCCGATACGGGCAAAATCTTGAACATCGGCGGTGATGGTGAAGCAAACAACCCAATACTGTTGCTGAAGCGAGACGTGAACGCGCCGCCTCCGCGCCGGATGATGGAACATGAGCCTGTAGACACAGGGTACCAGTCAGACGACTCGCACACAGTAGGCGAAGACGACCTAGACCAGTCTGAGCTGGATGCACAGTTTCGACGTGAGTCGACCGCTGAAGTCGCAGAGGAAGAGGCAGTGCAGGACGAACCCCCAACTTATCCATGGCGCCTACCACCAACACTCGATCTGGAGTGGATGGCATTCGAGGTGTATCAAGAAGAGGTCGACTCGGAATCCGACTTCGACGACGACACAGAAGAGACAGCGTTGGACACATCAACATCCTCAGCCACCGCGGCAGACCCAAGTCGCTCGCGCTCAGAGTCACCCGGTCTCCTCTCGAGTCTTTCCAACCTCAACCTTCAGCCCTCGACACCCCCCACACAATCCGGACAAGTCGTTCCCTCGCCCGACAAAGCCGCCATCCCAACCCACCAGACCTCAACCCCTCCAACAACGCTCCCACCCATCAAAACCTCCCTATCCATGCTCGAAATGCTAATCCGCCTCACCGCCCTCCAACAATTCCAGCAATCCTCCCACCTCGCCATCTCCGACGAGTTCCTAACCTTCTTCCTAAGCGAAAGCAGCACAGTCGGCAGCGGCGGCGACTCTGAGCTGCGACGGCGCGCAAGGCGAGAAGCACGAGCACGAGTAGGATTCGACCCGTACGACGAAAGCCCAATCAAGCGCCGTGGCGAAGCCTACCAAGCCCAGGCACGACACAACGAGCGCGAAGGCTTCGACGAAGCGGACCATACACCCTACACCAaccgcagcagcagtagcagcagcgcgcAGTACGATTACGTCGGCTACCCGACCAACAGCCGCTCCGGGGCCAGCACACCGCTCTCGCGCGCCGGGACCCCGAACCCGCCGTCTTCCGGCGCGAGGAGTCGGTCCACCGTCGATGTGTCGAGCTTGAGTCGTCCCAGCCAGGCCGCTGCGTCGAGTCCTAGTCCGCTGCTGAGGAGGGCTACGACGCAGACGGGGCTGGATAGGGGTCTGCGGTTTAGACAACCCAGGTTTCCTCCACCGCTGCCGCAGACGCCGCCGGGGAGTTGA